A genomic segment from Corylus avellana chromosome ca5, CavTom2PMs-1.0 encodes:
- the LOC132181802 gene encoding disease resistance protein RPV1-like yields the protein MVFLEASSSSSSSSSFSYQSGYDVFLSFRGKDTRNNFTSHLYAAFNQKGINTYIDNALERGENISPALLKAIEESRISVIILSQNYASSSWCLDELATILECKERKGQIVLPVFYKVDSSEVRHQRNCFREAFLKHEERFRDDQMKVQKWKTALKEVANLSGWDLKNYRNEHDLIQEIFEGVNSILVKETYFQVSKYPVGIESRVQAMKLLLDIKKKDSTCMVGIVGIGGIGKTTLAKAIYNSIASQFEGSCFLENVRETSKQKGGLIHLQNKLLSKILGGPSQMVDNDDQGVTLIEKRLHLKMILLVLDDVDKSIQLEKLAGKNAWFGLGSRIIITTRDKHLLRAHDQVESIYPLKELDHDEALQLFCWNAFKSDKPNGGYVEVTKDAIHYCGGLPLALTVLASALKGKDVKYVRKMLDGCGFCSNTGIDELKDKCLITEDWRLFTMHDLLQEMGREIVRQESKEPGKRSRLWFHEDGTKKVEGILINLPDPDLIVHLSPETFKKMKRLRLFISRNASFSEQPNIYSNELRVIDWAKYLGEFFPSNFHGKNLVILRMAHSRIKILEGVQDFQNLTTMDFYYCKFLEKIPDVSRIPNLKSLKLVGCENLVKVHKSVGFLDQLVELLIIFCSNLSSFPKRFKLRSLKYLKFFGCSMIKNFPEIECRMECLENIYCYDTGIEELPSSVGYLVGLKKLHLGNSQNLKDLLRQMQHLEELSLDDCYRLKELPSSIGYLGGIEELNLYYCTKLTNFSDSNFLRALGCGFTLHYLNLIGSGIVTLPRCIESFVGLKFLYLDECKQLREILGLPPNVEIVNASECVSLEIFLEGSRRSQLFNTEDPPVPVGVGTEIPGQQSLRELDLSGSAIASLPTWFNRFVRLEKLDLKNCKQLREILGLPPSLRKLSTCNCLSLEVFLEEARRCQLFNTCVPLDHLRVETVSSAVQPLEQKFQLEYPFNSLEFLDLSGTSIVSIPTLFNRFVRLRYLRLYHCKQLREVLELPQNIEYVELGGCTSLERLPFNNIYDLPKLWWIDFSDCPDHIGNDVQNQLFSEGHPNPKVREFECIYPGNRIPDCFHYCKEVSNTNLCEIDINGPVHLDSENTTFAFFAVIGVRDAQLERSFRFDVKVSNINGQLFYSRFSYARSNCVWFNTSSYHSQLKTDNFRVKFEFTNPSAFFKSCGFHIEQRYEEKSKCLIDGVQLSKRRHDDDGNLELYPQQKRHSSLQKTL from the exons ATGGTCTTCCTCGAAGCTTcatcatcttcctcttcctcctcttccttcAGTTATCAATCGGGTTACGATGTGTTCTTGAGCTTTAGAGGTAAAGATACTCGAAACAATTTTACTTCTCATTTATACGCTGCTTTCAATCAGAAGGGAATCAACACCTACATAGATAATGCCCTTGAAAGGGGAGAGAACATTTCCCCAGCACTTCTCAAAGCTATTGAAGAGTCAAGAATTTCAGTCATTATACTCTCTCAAAACTATGCATCTTCTTCATGGTGCTTGGATGAACTTGCGACGATTCTTGAGTGTAAGGAAAGAAAGGGACAAATTGTTTTACCGGTGTTTTACAAGGTAGATTCATCAGAAGTGCGACATCAAAGAAATTGTTTTCGAGAAGCATTTCTCAAACATGAAGAAAGATTCAGAGATGATCAAATGAAGGTGCAGAAGTGGAAGACAGCCCTAAAAGAAGTGGCCAATTTGTCGGGGTGGGATTTAAAGAATTATAG GAATGAGCATGACCTTATTCAAGAAATCTTTGAAGGGGTGAATTCGATATTAGTGAAAGAGACATACTTTCAAGTTTCCAAGTATCCAGTTGGTATAGAGTCTCGTGTACAAGCTATGAAGTTGCTTTTAGATATAAAGAAGAAAGACAGTACATGCATGGTAGGAATTGTCGGGAttggtggaattggtaagacaactctaGCTAAAGCTATCTACAACTCAATTGCTTCTCAGTTTgaaggtagttgttttcttgaaaacgtTAGAGAAACTTCCAAGCAAAAGGGCGGTTTAATCCATttacaaaataaacttttatcAAAGATTTTAGGAGGTCCAAGTCAAATGGTTGACAATGATGATCAAGGAGTTACTTTGATAGAGAAGAGGCTTCACCTAAAAATGATACttttagttcttgatgatgtggataaGTCAATCCAATTAGAAAAGTTAGCTGGAAAAAATGCTTGGTTCGGcttaggaagtagaatcattatTACAACAAGAGATAAACATTTACTTCGTGCACATGATCAAGTTGAATCAATTTACCCGCTGAAGGAGTTGGATCACGATGAAGCTCTTCAGCTTTTTTGTTGGAATGCCTTCAAAAGTGACAAACCTAATGGTGGTTATGTTGAAGTCACAAAAGATGCAATACATTATTGTGGAGGATTGCCACTAGCTTTAACAGTGCTAGCCTCGGCTCTAAAAG GAAAGGATGTAAAATATGTTCGAAAAATGCTAGACGGTTGTGGTTTCTGCTCAAATACTGGTATCGATGAGCTAAAGGATAAGTGTCTCATAACTGAGGATTGGAGATTGTTCACGATGCATGACTTgttgcaagaaatgggtagagaaattgttagaCAAGAATCCAAAGAACCTGGCAAACGTAGTAGGTTatggtttcatgaagat GGAACCAAAAAAGTTGAGGGCATATTGATAAATTTGCCTGATCCAGACCTTATAGTACACTTGAGTCCTGAAACCTTCAAGAAGATGAAAAGGCTCAGATTGTTTATAAGCCGTAATGCAAGCTTTTCTGAACAGCCTAATATTTACTCTAATGAATTAAGAGTGATAGATTGGGCTAAGTATCTTGGAGAATTTTTTCCATCCAATTTTCATGGAAAGAACCTTGTGATTTTAAGAATGGCTCATAGTCGCATCAAGATATTGGAGGGAGTTCag GATTTCCAAAACTTGACAACTATGGATTTTTATTACTGTAAATTCCTTGAAAAAATCCCTGATGTTTCAAGGATCCCAAATTTAAAATCGTTGAAACTTGTTGGTTGCGAAAATCTAGTTAAGGTTCATAAATCTGTTGGATTCCTTGATCAGCTCGTTGAGTTGCTCATTATATTTTGCTCTAATCTTAGCAGTTTTCCAAAAAGGTTCAAGTTGAGATCTCtaaaatatctcaaattttttgGTTGTTCAATGATTAAGAACTTTCCTGAAATTGAGTGTCGAATGGAATGTTTAGAGAATATCTACTGTTATGATACTGGTATAGAAGAACTGCCTTCATCCGTTGGCTACCTTGTTGGACTTAAAAAATTGCATCTAGGCAATTCCCAAAACCTTAAGGATCTTCTGCGTCAAATGCAACATTTAGAGGAACTTTCTCTAGATGATTGTTATAGGTTAAAAGAACTCCCTTCATCCATAGGGTACTTGGGTGGGATAGAGGAATTAAATCTATACTATTGCACAAAGCTAACGAATTTTTCAGACTCAAATTTCTTAAGGGCACTTGGTTGTGGCTTCACGTTGCACTATTTAAATCTAATAGGGAGTGGTATTGTTACCCTTCCTCGATGTATCGAAAGTTTTGTTGGATTGAAGTTCCTTTATTTGGATGAATGCAAGCAACTTCGAGAAATTCTAGGACTTCCACCAAATGTAGAAATAGTGAACGCCAGTGAGTGTGTGTCATTGGAAATATTTTTAGAAGGAAGTAGAAGATCTCAATTGTTTAATACGGAGGATCCACCGGTGCCTGTGGGGGTTGGAACAGAAATTCCAGGACAACAATCATTGAGAGAGCTAGATTTATCAGGTAGCGCTATTGCTAGCCTTCCTACATGGTTCAACAGATTTGTCAGATTGGAGAAGCTTGACTTGAAAAATTGCAAGCAACTTCGAGAAATTCTAGGACTCCCACCAAGTTTGAGAAAACTGTCTACTTGCAATTGCTTGTCATTGGAAGTATTTTTAGAAGAAGCTAGAAGATGTCAATTGTTTAATACATGTGTCCCACTAGATCATTTGCGGGTTGAAACGGTATCTTCGGCAGTGCAACCTTTGGAACAAAAGTTTCAACTTGAATACCCTTTCAACAGTTTGGAATTTTTAGATCTAAGTGGTACCAGTATTGTTAGCATTCCTACATTGTTTAACAGATTTGTTCGATTGAGATATCTTAGGCTGTATCATTGCAAGCAACTTCGAGAAGTTCTAGAGCTTCCACAAAATATAGAATATGTAGAATTGGGTGGATGCACGTCATTGGAAAGACTTccatttaataatatatacgATTTACCAAAGCTTTGGTGGATTGACTTCTCCGATTGCCCTGACCATATAGGGAATGATGTGCAAAATCAATTATTCAGTGag GGACATCCTAATCCTAAGGTCCGTGAATTTGAGTGTATATATCCGGGAAATAGGATTCCAGATTGCTTCCACTATTGTAAAGAGGTTTCAAATACTAATTTGTGTGAAATAGATATCAATGGGCCTGTACATTTGGATTCAGAGAATACAACATTTGCTTTCTTTGCTGTTATTGGAGTGAGGGATGCACAACTTGAACGTTCTTTTCGGTTTGATGTCAAAGTCTCCAATATTAATGGTCAACTATTCTATTCTCGTTTCTCTTATGCCAGGTCAAATTGTGTATGGTTTAACACAAGTTCATACCATTCTCAGCTAAAGACGGATAATTTTCGAGTTAAATTTGAGTTCACAAATCCTTCAGCGTTCTTTAAAAGTTGTGGATTCCATATAGAACAAAGATATGAAGAGAAATCTAAATGTTTAATAGATGGTGTTCAACTTTCTAAGAGACGCCATGATGATGATGGCAACTTAGAATTGTACCCACAACAAAAGAGGCATTCTTCGCTCCAGAAAACTTTGTAG
- the LOC132181801 gene encoding F-box protein CPR1-like, which translates to MNCLAPPLIIPKIFRNVIVSFNMKDEAFGEVALPKSLQGLDHLSFSVALLDGLLAIVPRNELGNEAFQAVWVMKEYGVAESWTKLFDVPIRRSENVFGFTKSGEVLVPKGGGLLSLGPSSRGYVDLHIYDTQEIFLDTYVESLVLLR; encoded by the coding sequence atgaattgtctggctccgccactgatcATCCCAAAGATCTTTCGCAATGTGATCGTGTCCTTTAATATGAAGGACGAGGCCTTTGGTGAAGTGGCTTTGCCTAAGAGTTTACAAGGGCTGGACCACTTGAGCTTTAGTGTGGCGCTACTTGATGGGTTGCTTGCGATTGTCCCTCGTAACGAATTGGGCAATGAGGCGTTTCAAGCCGTGTGGGTGATGAAAGAGTATGGGGTGGCGGAATCTTGGACTAAGCTTTTTGATGTTCCAATTAGGAGATCTGAAAATGTGTTTGGCTTTACAAAGAGTGGTGAAGTTCTAGTGCCGAAGGGTGGAGGGTTGCTTTCTTTAGGGCCAAGTAGCCGAGGTTATGTGGATCTTCACATTTATGACACACAGGAGATTTTTTTGGATACTTATGTGGAGAGCCTTGTTCTACTGCGATAA